One stretch of Burkholderia pyrrocinia DNA includes these proteins:
- a CDS encoding aromatic-ring-hydroxylating dioxygenase subunit beta: MRTFPHDELAAFVYHEARLLDERRYEDWLALYADDARYWMPLSPDQPDTGLHGALMDEDRLLLRIRIERLAGRRTFSQQPASRGHHLLQQPQVERADRERGVYVLRTPFHYVEARRDEQTLFAGWYTHELAVRDDALRIRVKRVDLVNADAPLGSIHLPV, from the coding sequence ATGCGCACCTTTCCGCACGATGAACTCGCCGCGTTCGTCTACCACGAGGCGCGCCTGCTCGACGAGCGGCGCTACGAAGACTGGCTTGCGCTCTACGCGGACGACGCGCGCTACTGGATGCCGCTGTCGCCGGACCAGCCCGACACCGGGCTGCACGGCGCGCTGATGGACGAGGACCGGCTGCTGCTGCGCATCCGCATCGAACGCCTGGCCGGCCGCCGCACGTTTTCGCAGCAGCCGGCGAGCCGCGGCCACCATCTGCTGCAGCAGCCGCAGGTCGAGCGTGCCGACCGCGAGCGCGGCGTGTATGTACTGCGCACGCCGTTCCATTACGTCGAAGCGCGGCGCGACGAGCAGACCCTGTTCGCCGGCTGGTACACGCATGAACTCGCGGTGCGCGACGACGCGTTGCGCATCCGCGTGAAGCGCGTCGACCTCGTCAATGCCGACGCACCGCTCGGCAGCATCCACCTGCCCGTATGA